From a region of the Macrobrachium rosenbergii isolate ZJJX-2024 chromosome 24, ASM4041242v1, whole genome shotgun sequence genome:
- the LOC136851843 gene encoding uncharacterized protein, with amino-acid sequence MVDISVNAIELKVFATDNPTETKSELGLSAIEDILEVKFPLVIVVEAVVDNVDYVTHEGEVADVTVAVFFEFGVSEVESSLFIGVESLGNNDDDDSNEGKVSDLSVVGSVEFEVSATDDILEVESLVSVFESLGDDGDNDITIAEVPEVVFLFVSVVGTVYDGVDDINEDKVADVSVVVNVEFRVSALNDVPEVVSSLVNVTEIVDGVEDISDDKVADVSDDDVVDIDEDEVVEFSVDGDVVDIDEDEAVEFSVDDVVDIDEDEVVEFSVDGDVVDIDEDEAVEFSVDDVVDIDEDEVVEFSVDDVVDIDEDEVVEFSVDDVVDIDEVVEFSVVIVVEVALQVQGAPSICIMKIKKKSASS; translated from the exons ATGGTTGACATTTCTGTTAATGCTATTGAGTTGAAAGTTTTTGCTACAGACAATCCAACAGAAACTAAATCTGAACTTGGATTGTCAGCTATAG AAGATATACTTGAAGTTAAATTTCCACTAGTCATTGTAGTTGAAGCAGTAGTGGATAATGTTGATTATGTCACCCATGAAGGTGAAGTGGCTGATGTCACAGTTGCTGTTTTTTTTGAGTTTGGAGTTTCTGAAGTTGAATCCTCACTTTTCATTGGAGTTGAAAGTTTaggaaataatgatgatgatgatagcaatGAAGGCAAAGTATCTGATCTCTCAGTTGTAGGTTCTGTTGAGTTTGAAGTTTCTGCTACAGATGACATACTCGAAGTTGAATCACTTGTCAGCGTATTTGAAAGTTTAGGTGATGACGGtgataatgatatca CCATAGCTGAGGTACCTgaagttgtatttttatttgtcagtgtAGTTGGAACAGTATATGATGGCGTTGATGACATCAACGAGGACAAAGTAGCTGATGTCTCAGTTGTTGTCAATGTTGAGTTTAGAGTTTCTGCTTTAAATGATGTACCTGAAGTTGTATCCTCACTTGTCAATGTAACTGAAATTGTAGATGGTGTTGAAGACATCAGTGACGACAAAGTAGCTGACGTCTCAG ATGATGATGTTGTTGACATCGATGAAGACGAAGTAGTCGAGTTCTCAGTAGATGGCGATGTTGTTGACATCGATGAAGACGAAGCAGTCGAGTTCTCAGTAGATGATGTTGTTGACATCGATGAAGACGAAGTAGTCGAGTTCTCAGTAGATGGCGATGTTGTTGACATCGATGAAGACGAAGCAGTCGAGTTCTCAGTAGATGATGTTGTTGACATCGATGAAGACGAAGTAGTTGAGTTCTCAGTAGATGATGTTGTTGACATCGATGAAGACGAAGTAGTTGAGTTCTCAGTAGATGATGTTGTTGACATCGATGAAGTAGTTGAGTTCtcagttgttattgttgttgaagtTGCATTACAAGTGCAAGGTGCACCTTCCATctgtattatgaaaataaaaaaaaaatcggcaagttCATAA